DNA sequence from the Sphingomonas taxi genome:
TCGCCGGCGAGCGCGATGCGGCGGCGCGCGCGAAGGCGCTGGTCGATTTCGAGACGCAGATCGCGCAGGTGAGCTGGACGCGGATCGACAGCCGCGACGCCAACAAGACCTATAACAAGACCAATGTCGCCGATCTGGCGCGCAGCGCGCCGGGTTTCGACTTCGTCACTTACCTGAAGGCGCTCGGCACGCCGGTCGACAGCCTCAACGTCAGCCAGCCGTCGGCGATCGCCGGCATCGCCAGACTGATCGCCGATGCTCCGGTCGCGGTGTTGCAGGATCAACTGCTGATCCGCAGCCTCGACAATTATGCCGACGTGCTGCCTGCTGCCTTCGATCAGGAGCAATTCGCCTTCTACGGCACGTTGCTCTCGGGCACGCCGCAGCAGGAGGAGCGCTGGAAGCGCGCGGTCGGCTTCACCAGTGGCGCGCTGTCCGACGAGGTCAGCAAGGTCTATGTCGCGCAATATTTCCCGCCCGAGACCAAGGCGGCGGCGGACAGCCTCGTCAAGAACGTGTTGGCGGCGATGGGCACGCGCATCGACAAGCTTGACTGGATGGCGCCCGAAACCAAGGTCAAGGCGCATGCCAAGCTCGCTGCCTTCACCCCCAAGATCGGCTATCCCGATCGCTGGCGCGATTATTCGGCGCTGAAGATCGTCGCCGGCGACGCCTTCGGCAACGAGCGTCGCAGCGCGGAATGGCGCTACGCCTATAACATCGGCCATCTCGGCAAGCCGTTGCAGCGCTGGGAATGGGGCATGACGCCGATGACGGTCAACGCTTATGCCAATTTCGGCATGGTCGAGATCGTCTTTCCCGCCGCGATCCTGCAACCGCCGTTCTTCGACCCCAACGCCGATCCGGCGGTCAATTACGGCGGCATCGGCGCGGTGATCGGCCACGAACTGAGCCACCATTTCGACGATCAGGGCTCGAAATACGACGCCAAGGGCCAACTCACCGACTGGTGGACGCCGCAGGACGTGGCGCGGTTCAAGGCGCTCACCGGCAAGCTCGTCGCGCAATATGACGCCTATGAACCGCTGCCCGGCATGCACGTGAAGGGCGCGCTGACGCTCGGCGAGAACACCGCCGATCTCGCCGGCCTGTCGGTCGCCTATGACGCGTACAAGACGTCGCTGGGCGGCCGCGCGGCACCGGTGATCGACGGCATGACCGGCGACCAGCGTTTCTATCTTGGCTGGGCGCAGGTCTGGCGCCGCAATTATCGCGAGGCCAATCTCAAGCAGCGGCTGATGACCGATCCGCACAGCCCGTCGCAGCAGCGCACCTGGGTCGTCCGCAACCTCGACCCCTGGTATGCCGCCTACAAGCCGGCACCGACCGGCAAGATCGTCCTGCCGCCCGAACAGCGCGTGCGCATCTGGTAGCTGCGTCCTGCCCCGCCATGCCGCAACGACGGCATGGCGGGGTGTCGTAAGGGCAGGGGGCCGGCGGGCCGCCACGAGCGGGCGGCCCGCCGGCCGGGACATTTGGCCAATGCCAAACAGGAACCAATACGCCGCAACGGCTTACTCCTGCGCCGGACTGCTACCAATCGCTTGACCTGACCGGCCCGATCCCGCGATGACGGCGCGGAGATGGCCTCGTCCCCGATCCTCGATAACCCCACCCGCACCGCCGCGTTGATCGCCGGCGTGATCACGCTTGCCGCGGCGGCACTGATCCTCGCCGTCGTCGGCAGCCTCGTCGCCGCGGCGGGGTTCTTCGCGGTCGGGATCATTGCCGCCGGCATGGTCTTCGCCTGGCGCCTGCTGACCCCGCAACACGCCGGCGAGGCGCGCGCGGTCGACTGGGAGTTCACCCGTGCCGTCGCGCAGGCGAGCAGCGACGCCGTGGCGATCACGGACCGCGCCGGTCGGCTGGTCTGCGCCAACGACGCCTATGAGGCGCTGTTCGCCGGCTTCCCGACCCCGCCCGGCCTGCCGCTCGACAATGACGGCGTCGCCCTGCTCGGCAATGCCGGCCGCATCGCCTGGCGCGAGGGCAATGGCGTCGTCCGCAATCTCCAGGTCGGCGTCCACCGCGTCTGCGCGCGCATCACCCGCGCCGGCGACGAAGGCGACATGCTCGTCTGGCGCTTCAGCGTGACCGAAGAGCAGGACGTCGCCGCCTCGACCGAGGCGCTGATCGAGGGGGCGACCGGCGATCGCCTCGGCGGTGCCGGCGTGATGGCGGCGCTGATCTGCCCCGATGGCCGCGTCCGCGCCGCCAACCGGGTGCTGGCCCAGCGCGCGCTCGGCGGCGGCGAGCGGCTGGAGGGGCGCGACTTTGCGCGATTGCTGATCACCGACAGCCGCGGCCTCGTCCGCTTCGAACGCGAGGGGCTCGACGGCACGCCGCTGCGCGTCGTCCAGATCCCCTTCATGGATTCGGAGGACGCCCCGGTGCTCGTCGCGCTGCTCGACGACGAGGACAGCGCGCCGGCGATCGGCGCCTCGGCCTCGGCGCATGTGCGCAGCCTCGTCAGCCTGATGCCGTTCGGCATGGCGCTCGTCGACCGCGAGGGCAAGTTCCTGCAGATGAACGACGCCTTCATCCGCGCCGCGGGTGTCGAGCCGAAGGCGCCGCCGCTCTACCCGGGCGATCTCGTCGTGCGCGAGGACAAGGCCGCGGTCGCCGATGCGATCCGCCGCTTCGCCGGCGGCGCGACGCATTCCTCCGACATGGCGGTCCGCCTCAAGAGCCATCCCGACGAGCCCGTCGCGCTCACCATCGCCGGCGCGCGCGGGCTCGGCGATGCCGCGGTGCTGCTCAGCCTCAAGGACAATAGCGAGGAGAGCCGCCTCAAGCGCGAGGTGGCGCAGGCGACGAAGATGCAGGCGGTCGGCCAGCTCGCCGGTGGCGTCGCGCACGACTTCAACAACATCCTGACCGCGATCATCGGCCATTGCGACCTGATGATGATGCGCCAT
Encoded proteins:
- a CDS encoding M13 family metallopeptidase is translated as MKSFLLAGLLGASALAGIVHAQNAPAPAAPSGKPELGTYGFDTAGMNTAVAPGDDFYDYANGTWAKTTAIPADKSSFGAFDVLADRSRDRTRGILEAAAKTSGSKIGTAYATYLDTAGIEKKGLAPIKPWLAEIKAVTKANYPTLIAKAARQGVGTPFGTGVGQDAKNPEVYIVGVRQAGLGLPDRDYYLDAKNAKEKAGYEAHIAKMFTLAGERDAAARAKALVDFETQIAQVSWTRIDSRDANKTYNKTNVADLARSAPGFDFVTYLKALGTPVDSLNVSQPSAIAGIARLIADAPVAVLQDQLLIRSLDNYADVLPAAFDQEQFAFYGTLLSGTPQQEERWKRAVGFTSGALSDEVSKVYVAQYFPPETKAAADSLVKNVLAAMGTRIDKLDWMAPETKVKAHAKLAAFTPKIGYPDRWRDYSALKIVAGDAFGNERRSAEWRYAYNIGHLGKPLQRWEWGMTPMTVNAYANFGMVEIVFPAAILQPPFFDPNADPAVNYGGIGAVIGHELSHHFDDQGSKYDAKGQLTDWWTPQDVARFKALTGKLVAQYDAYEPLPGMHVKGALTLGENTADLAGLSVAYDAYKTSLGGRAAPVIDGMTGDQRFYLGWAQVWRRNYREANLKQRLMTDPHSPSQQRTWVVRNLDPWYAAYKPAPTGKIVLPPEQRVRIW
- a CDS encoding hybrid sensor histidine kinase/response regulator, with translation MASSPILDNPTRTAALIAGVITLAAAALILAVVGSLVAAAGFFAVGIIAAGMVFAWRLLTPQHAGEARAVDWEFTRAVAQASSDAVAITDRAGRLVCANDAYEALFAGFPTPPGLPLDNDGVALLGNAGRIAWREGNGVVRNLQVGVHRVCARITRAGDEGDMLVWRFSVTEEQDVAASTEALIEGATGDRLGGAGVMAALICPDGRVRAANRVLAQRALGGGERLEGRDFARLLITDSRGLVRFEREGLDGTPLRVVQIPFMDSEDAPVLVALLDDEDSAPAIGASASAHVRSLVSLMPFGMALVDREGKFLQMNDAFIRAAGVEPKAPPLYPGDLVVREDKAAVADAIRRFAGGATHSSDMAVRLKSHPDEPVALTIAGARGLGDAAVLLSLKDNSEESRLKREVAQATKMQAVGQLAGGVAHDFNNILTAIIGHCDLMMMRHSPGDSDYDDIQQIRTNSNRAASLTRQLLAFSRQQTLRPQTLQLPDVVAEVSNLLKRLMGEQIRLDVTHGRNLGAVRADPGQLEQVVVNLAVNARDAMLAHNPGGGGTLTIQTKSVTATEVRAMASDILPVADYTALVVSDEGGGIPPEILPKIFEPFFTTKEVGKGTGLGLSTVYGIVKQSGGWIFAESKPGQGATFTMYLPVHAAGTVSRVPASRPSPKPVEMWGTGTILLVEDEGMVRAVAERALTRQGYTVMTAENGEAALELLDRNGRPDLLISDVVMPTMDGPTMVRHARDRYPDLPIIFMSGYAEEQLRRSIDLDNVAFLPKPFSVQQLAEAARDVLVGR